ttaacttttgtcccttttattccacagttcacttggaaatataaatccatcgcatacagtattggtatatagtaggtactttacaagtttttgactattccagtgctttagtagttatagcaattggttcagaatctggaggccctgagttcccagtaagaatatgttaaaaatcactaattatgattttcaagtttgattagtatatctatatgccatgctaaattacccaattgtacaaaagttaatttaataattccaaattgacattgagcacaatacctaattatattatgttcttcagacagaaaaaactgttctactactctaaactgttgatctcagcttgagtttaagtattacattaattatggtaaactaaatgataaatggtgacaaatgataaaccgattaggtaccaaaataatagtctagcaagtagggggagtggcaataactttcccaccatgttaattaggtatttctttttattttattccagttttgattgtcattgattctatcaaattgtttgtttgataactttttgcagtttaatattaaaaataaataaaagtaaacatttaactacttaccgcaattctcaagccatacttttaggcggttgacgtcatcccacggaaaacggaacattgacttctgttccgaagaatttgtacaattataataagaacaattgtgtgcagacattttttataaccactgttcctgtgccgctacgtgaaagcaggtttcatgaagccaaatcaaagtccgatttcagtccagggttagtttgtaaaccacaatacacaaaacgtagTTATGGATCCCCCACAGCGTATAGTAAACGTAAGATTGTGACACATCAGCATATCAGGGTGGTCTGTCTGGCTGAATGTGCAGTACGGGTGGCGGATGCATCGCTTGCAGAAAGATAAGCCTAGCGTTAGTTTTAAGACTGTATTTTTGGATCAGTAATAAACGACATCTAAATCTGTTCGGTTCTTTTActctacatttaatttaattagtttttaaaaaacattttcttagctcccgaaacttgactggcgcagccggtaggattcGCTTTCCTATACCGTGCGGCTCGTGCTATATAATTCGCGAAAATTGGACTGAAATCGTCTGATGCTGTGAAGACTGCGTGAGCTAATACGGACTAAGCGAATCCTGCGAACAAATAAATTTGTCGAAAATTGGGACCTGAAAATTGGAACATGCGAGCAGCCGGCTGGTGAGTAGAACTTTTCACCTTCCTTACCCTGCCTCTGTGTTCTGTTTTCCCGGGATTAAACTTCTCCCGTTATTTGGTAATctttgaaaattaataaatacttctctttattaattttattagggCTACCTATGTGttaagtataggtacttagtaagtgTAAATTTATACGTATATACGTTTATTGAGTGTTAAATCTATCTAATTAATAGTAGTTTATTATATTCTTAGTGTTTAGTGCTTAGTAGTTATAAACTTGATTCACGATGGAATCTATCAGACTAATTCCTAATGAAATGGTTAAACTCGTCCCATTATTTGATGGCGAAAAGCGTCATCTAAACCTGTTCATTCGAAAATGTGAGTACATAATAGATAGGTTTCGCGGTAATGAGGCTCAAAATCAGTATGTAATGCAAACACTGACCAGTCGATTAATAGGGAACGCAGCCTCCCTTATCAGTGAACGCGGAGACATCGAAACATGGGACGAGTTAAGAGCTTTACTTACCCAGCATTTCGGTGATCCGAGGAGCGAAGAATGTATAAACATAGAGCTAGAGACTTTAAAAATACGTGCAGGAGAAAGCTTTTTGGATTTTTGTAATAGAATTCAATCGGTTCGTTCGGTTTTGATGTCAAAAGTCAATCAGATTGCCGACCCTAACATGAGAGCAAGTAAAAAGACTATTTACGAACACACTTCTCTAAATGTCTTTTTGTACAATTTACCCGAAAGTATGGTACGTATAGTTCGGCTAAAGGGACCTACCACCTTAGAAGCAGCGCTTGGTATTGTGTTAGAAGAAGTAAACTTCCATGATCAATATCAAGCGAGGAATAAAATGTCGCAACACAACCCCTCTAACTCTACACAAAAGCCAGTAACCCCAACATTTAAATTCGGACTCCCACCGTCCATTCCgcaaaatttgacatttaaacctCCGGTGCAACAACCGTTCCTCATCCCTAATTATGTACCAGTACAACAACCACGGTTTAACTTTGGTATTCCTCCGAATAGACAAGCGAATAACCCGACTCCACAGAACCAACCTCAAAATAATTTCGGTTATCGCCCACAACAGTTACCCCAGTTTGGTTACCGCCCCCAGAATTTTGGTTACAGACCTGTCGGCCTCCAACCACAACCTCCAATGCGCCCTCA
The Pectinophora gossypiella chromosome 9, ilPecGoss1.1, whole genome shotgun sequence genome window above contains:
- the LOC126369772 gene encoding uncharacterized protein LOC126369772, with amino-acid sequence MESIRLIPNEMVKLVPLFDGEKRHLNLFIRKCEYIIDRFRGNEAQNQYVMQTLTSRLIGNAASLISERGDIETWDELRALLTQHFGDPRSEECINIELETLKIRAGESFLDFCNRIQSVRSVLMSKVNQIADPNMRASKKTIYEHTSLNVFLYNLPESMVRIVRLKGPTTLEAALGIVLEEVNFHDQYQARNKMSQHNPSNSTQKPVTPTFKFGLPPSIPQNLTFKPPVQQPFLIPNYVPVQQPRFNFGIPPNRQANNPTPQNQPQNNFGYRPQQLPQFGYRPQNFGYRPVGLQPQPPMRPQQFGMQRNFNVPNTPNNQRPFVSEDVSMRTAPPARPQQGFRLNELDLQENEPYAYVDACYNDYYPCDYEYYPIYDEMVNMQSAPVSEIETTKRDDVPAEPTGNFQIQASERDIS